In Croceicoccus sp. Ery15, a genomic segment contains:
- a CDS encoding Smr/MutS family protein, giving the protein MRRRQRELDAEERRAWAHLAATVTPMPGRKRPETPKKAPEEPLPPPKQAPKSASRSKSPRPQRAVPPPPPPPRVPDESGGGLDRGWDRKLGRGTIDPDFTMDLHGLGLDAAYRRLEAGMTQAIAQQARVLLVVAGKPRPVDAADRGSKRGAIRAKLLDWLAAGRHAGQIAAIRKAHPRHGGAGAIYIILKRQR; this is encoded by the coding sequence ATGAGGCGCCGCCAGCGCGAATTGGATGCAGAAGAGCGACGGGCATGGGCGCATCTGGCCGCTACCGTCACCCCCATGCCCGGCCGCAAACGGCCCGAAACGCCGAAGAAAGCGCCAGAGGAACCGCTGCCGCCGCCCAAACAGGCGCCCAAATCCGCATCGCGTTCGAAATCGCCCCGCCCGCAGCGCGCGGTGCCCCCGCCTCCTCCCCCACCGCGCGTTCCGGACGAAAGCGGTGGCGGGCTGGATCGCGGCTGGGACCGCAAGCTGGGGCGCGGCACGATCGACCCCGATTTCACCATGGACCTGCACGGGCTGGGGCTGGACGCGGCCTATCGCAGGCTGGAAGCGGGGATGACGCAGGCCATCGCGCAACAGGCCCGCGTGCTGCTGGTGGTGGCAGGCAAACCCCGTCCCGTCGATGCGGCGGACAGGGGCAGCAAGCGCGGCGCGATCCGCGCAAAACTGCTCGACTGGCTGGCGGCCGGTCGTCATGCCGGACAGATCGCCGCCATACGCAAGGCGCATCCCCGCCACGGCGGCGCGGGCGCGATCTATATCATTCTGAAACGCCAGCGATAA